The window AATgacctttagttttgcaatgATGACACCTAACCTTTTCaatgtttttagttttaactTTAAGATTATTAGATTTAGAGGAATGGGAATTCTTAGCAGACACAAAAGATTTATCAGGATGTTTGAATTGAGGAGATTTACCAGAATTTGCATTGAGATCCCTCCTTTTAGAAGTCTGCACAAAATTGATGGTCTCagcttcctttcctttgtcttgcTTCTGTCGATTTTCCTCTTGAACACATTGAGATATCAGTTCATCCACTGTCCATGACTTATCTTGAGTGTTGTAAGAGACTTTTAATTGACTGAACTTCAAAGGAAGCGCTTGCAGAATCATGAACACTAGCTGCTTTTCACAAATATTCATGTCTAATGAATTAAGCTTCTCAGCCGCATCGGTCATCCTCATAATGTGATCTCTGACTGAACCACCACCTTCAAATTTGTAAGTTGTGAGAAGGGTCATATACTGAGCAATCTCAGCCTTTTGTGATTCCTTGAATTTGCTCTCAATAGCTTTGAAATAATCTTTTGCTAGATCACACCTTTTGATACCTCCACGAACAGTGTCCGTCATCCCGCTCTCCAAAATGGATAATGCCACTTTATTAGCTCTTGTCCATCTTTCGAACTCAACCTTCTCAGCCTTTGAACTCTTATCAGTAAGAGGCGCAGGTTGTGGTGTATCAAGTGCTATATCATACTCATTTAATGTCAAGAGCAATTCCATTTCCCTTCTCCATTTTTTGTAATTGCTCCCACCAGTGAGTATAGGTACAGCAGCcaaattcattgtttttagtGAAACTGCAGAAGATAACAATGAAATCATCACATTGAATCTTTTCGGGATTCATGATTTCCATCTATTTCACTATGTAATCCTCATAATGAGTCAATTTTGTCATACACATGGTCTCAAACTTTAATAAAGACAACCATGTATAGAGTAAACAACTCACAGAAGATTGTATTCAAGAATCATGCTCGAAAGGGATGATATTCAAATATCACACCACATGCATTGAAAatcaaaaaattcaataaacCCAAAACAAATTAGCAGCGGAAACATTAAAATAATTCTTTAGTTTATCCATTTAGATAATTTTGATTCAAATTGGCGAGATGCTAACAAATTTGCATATATACGGTGTTCTCTAGTTCAAATAAGCTTTTTAACCTAAATTCAAGTTTCAAGATTGCAGACATACCTGTTTGGAGAAATCaatgaatgaaattgacacGAGAAGAATCAGAGAGAATCATTCATTGAATCGCCATATACCCAGAGACCATGAAAAGAAAAGATGCAAGGCAAAGCAAAAGACGCAAACCCGGCGATCATAACggtataaatttaaattttttttttttttaaaacggTGTCGTTTTTTACTGTTATGCTCAAAAACAGGTTATGCGTTTCTGGGTTTTAAGATTATGGTTTCTTGTCCAAATTGTTGTACAAAATTTCGAACTTAATGGCAATAATCTGTccaggctctgataccacatgtaagaatAACATGCCAGATCATAGATATGCCAATAAATCACCAATACTACCAACAAACAATGTGAACAACATAACCATAAATCTCAGCATTAAACCAATCAAAACATACCTGCAGAACTTGAACTCGAAGAAGCCATAGCAGCTTCACCACCAGACAATCTTCTCCTCTTTAGCAAAACTAGAGAGCTCTTTGAACAATAGGTATTCAACACAATATGAGCCGTATCTTTGCAAGAGCAGTGATTGTGGTTATATACAGCATTAATCCAACACATTCTCCTATTAGAATTAGTGTTGGACTCTAAAACAGAAACCCTTTTGCACAATGAGTGCACAAGATCAATCCGAGAAGGATCCAAAACCTTTTCCCAAAGGAACACTAAAACCACTCATAATCCTACAAGAAATAGGATTTACACAAACACTTTATCAAGACTTTTCCATTCAAAATTCATTCAATATAATAGCTAATCCACAATCATGTTTTTATACTCATATTCCAACAGTATGTCCTTATCCGGCGTAAAAGAGAGGAGGCGAAAGAAAAAATGGAAGagaaaaggagaaagaaagggaaagggagagagagaaccaGGTGAGGCCGTGAGAAGCAAAGAGGGATGGGTGGGGGTGAGGGTGTTGGGTGCAGAGGATCGGAATCTGGGTAaactgtttttttgtttttatttaagttttttttttatataagttatacaGGGCTGAAAttgaaagttgaaaaaaaaaaattaatccagCTATCACTAAAAGGAAAAAGGCTAGGTGTTTGATGCTCATTGGTCTGGAACACCAACTGTCACCAGTGAGTTGGTGTTCCTGCTACCTAGAAAAGTTTCTCGTACAGGAGGATCAGATTGCCCTGACTAAATACTAGCCATTGTGTGTATTTTTTCGGTAATGctattcatatcatgtttttgtgCAACATTTTCATACCATTTTAGATGGTATTTGATATGGACAgctacatcatttgaattaattatatttttaaatttagttcattatttaataaattaataattaagaaaaattagttaattaaatgatgattataGTATATGAGAAgtcattctctttcattttcttgggttttgcaaatttttcaaatgatgtggttgtccatATCAGATACCACCACCTAAGTTAACATAAAAATGtagtataaaaacatggtatgaatagcattacttgtatttttttttattttacagatAACCTTGCATCATTTCACATCTCCTATACAAGTTTCCGAATTTTATTTAGGCTCTCCATTTATCAAAATTTTCGATTTGGATTGTGATTGCAAACAGACTTTATTACATAGACTtgataaatagtttttttttattatcgcAGGTCGATTTAAAATTAGAGACTTGTTACAGGAATTGATAATAGAATTTTGTCTGAGTAGTAAATACAATGTCAGTTAGTTAAGGAGTTTGAGTTTTTTGATACAgggatatatttacactaatagGTGCGAGAATAAATTGGTTTTGGACTAGTCATCTACGATATTTAAACATAAAGTCTAATAACAATAATCAAGGAAATTTTCAATGCATAATTGAAGCTAGATGGAGGTAGGTGAAGAGTTGATCCCCTCCTCAGTTCATACAAATATAGAATTAGGATACAAGTACGTGCTCGTTGTAAGTGTGAATTGTACTGGTTgctagagttttttttttctttctttttctttctttctttctttcttctaaaTCCACTTCGTTTCAAGTTTAAATCCTCCCCTCCCCACTATAGGGAAAGAGCACACTATCTAAATCACatgatataaaatattaatctcGATACCTAGATCATGCCTTTTCTCTTGGGTTTTTAAAGATGTCAAGTATTTTGAAGACTTATACTAATTCAagtgcacatgtccaaatcccCAAAAGGTATACAATACACATTATGGAAGTGTTATACCACATGGGCTTTGGCCCCTTTTTCACATTCAAGAAGGAAGTATTATATTCCACATTGTGCAAAAATCTAGTTCCAAGTTGCAACCAAAATTAAAGGAAACACATATTGGAAGTAGTGTTGCCCAAGAAAATCATCTTGAAAATTACTAAAGCTTGTAAATTCTTGGAGGAGTCGTGCCACTTGACCACAATaatgaaaacaacaacaaagtgtTGATGTTCGTTTCACTTGACCACATAAAGGGAATGTGTATGAAGGAATGAGGATTGAAATAGTGAATGAAGGGTGGAGAGAAGGAGGGAGGAGAGACTACTGAACGAATATAGAAAAGATAAACcgattcaaatttaattttagttttcatttttagtGTATTCTTTCACGTACATTTCTTCTGCCTCCTTCCCACCATTCTTCCTTCACCTTTGCTCGCCCgtcttttcttcattttatttttcctcttcctaaaagtgaaaactaaaacaaaaaggaaatagttatcaaatggGCCTAAAAACATGGATGTGTGAGAGGGTTATCATTTCCCTAAATCAAATAATAGTGAACCGAGGAAGACGAGAACTTGGAAAATGAACCACTTTCATTAACAGAAATTCACAATGTGGATCCAACAATTACAAAGAGGATCATCACTTGACAATATATGAACCATTTGGTAGCCAAAATTGGGATCTCAAGTGAAGTAGATCATGTTAGCTTCCCATTTACTCGGGTCCATTGAAGCATTCTCAGAATGCTACACACAATTCAGTATGCTTTGAGCCAAAGCGTTACCGAGTCTCTTTCGGGCGATTGCCAGATTATGACGGAATTCCAATGCTTCGAGTCAAAGCACCACATAAATTTTCACTTTGCATCAAATGATCTATAGCCACCGCTTGTTACTTTTTGTTGATGAACGGACTGGCGGAGGTGTTTTGGCATTTCTGTTGTCCTTTGCACCTGCAAAAGGAAACACCATAAGAAACTCAAATCATAGATGAATATGAAAGCTCTAACCTGGTAAGATTGTTCTAGAATGTAATGAAGCTTGTATAAGCTTTACGTACTAGTTTCGGTTGGCTTCCCTCCTAGAGATGATCGTCTGTCATACCCTGGTGGCGGAATGCCTGTTAGTGATTGCCGCCTCAGAGTTCTTGCACTATTTGTTACCGGTGAATTTGCATCATTTATATTGGTTGCGCATTTAACACTTGACTGTGCTTCCACCAAACTTTGCTGGTTCCTGCAAATTTAGTGGGGATTTATGTTCATACGTGTATGTCATGTTTGAGGCATCATAACAatgtaaaacatatataatgTATAGAAACTGAAAAATAGCGAAACGTCCTAGACTATCAGGAGAACAAAATTCAAACATGAGTTTCGCCCACCTCTTCTCAGAGCCATTGATCAGTTTTCCAATTGTCCGCAGGGATTTCCTTATCTGAGACCCTTTTCCACTTGTGCTACTTGTCAAATTAGGTGTCAGGTAATCTGTAGAAAGAGTGACCTTACTTTGCATGACAATCTGTACCTCATTTCTGGAATGCTTTTTTGGTTCGGGTGTTGTTGGTAGCTGAAAGGGACGAACTTGTGTCTTGTTATCTGCTTTTAACCCTTGCTTCTGATAGCTACCCATCCTTGGGCTGCGAGGAGCCATCTTTGGGCTACGAGGAGCCTTGGTCTGAGGCTCAGGTGTCGTTGGTCGCTGAGGAGGAGGAACTTGGGTTCTACTACCTGGTTCCAACACTCGCTTCTGATATGTAGCACTTGCTGGACTTAGAAGATTCCTGGGACGAGGTTCAGGTGTTGTTGGTTTTAGAAGGGAAGGAACTTGTGTTCTACTACCTGGTTCCAACACTTGCTTCCCGTAGGTAGTGCTGGTTGGACATTGAGGAGCCTTGGGACAAAACACTTCTAATGTGGAATCCTCATTACTGAAATGGCCCAATGGGGTAGTGACTGCCGCTGCACTTTGAAGTTGACCATATTCCTGCACTGTCACTGCCTCAGATGTTAGGATTTTCCCCATGTCATGCGATATATGCAGATTATCCTTCTTAATTGATCTTGGACCTTCCAAGCTCAATCTCCTCAAACGAGTTGGAATATAAGGGGTTTTTGCCTTCTCGGTTTTCACAGTGCTGCAACTTTCAATGCTTAATCTTCTCAGACGTTGGGGAGTTCTCTCAGTCATTGTTCTTGGCACACATTGACCTTCTTTGTTTGCTAATGCCTTCTTAAGACTCTCAATCTGAAAAGTTTGAAACACGACAAAAGTGTTAATTCATAAGCATAAACAATTATAATGTTTTGCTAATACTCTAAAGTTTCAGGATGAATTTAGATAGAACAATTGACCAATCCAAGTATAGAGAGTAAAACAGATTTGTGAAATTTAGGCAGAAAAaaccaaattaataaaatttgttCACCTGTTCTTTGAGTTTCATaacctcaccactctccttgtTTGAATGAGCAGCACCGAGTTCAACGGTGGAAACCCTTTGTGCAAACTTCAAGGTACTGATAGTTTCACTGAAGGAATCTTCTTCTGGACTAACATGAGCAAGCATTAAAGTTTTAGCATGTCCACCTGAAGTACATAGCCAAAGAGAAGGTTGAGTTAGTTCAGTGCATAGTATATCAAAATTTAATTGTTAAACTCCTCGAGAACAAGCCTCAAAGTGTTCCATTTGACCAATCATATTGTGGCATCATTTCAAATCCAAGCAAACAGTTAACCAAATTCCTCACCCAATGTGGCATGATATTGCTCGAAATCCAATATAACAAGACTGAATAATAGACAGAAATGCTGAATATTCAAGAAATTACAAACCTAAGGAGTCTTGCAACAGAAGTGTGAGTTTGCTGTTTCTGTAAGGGATGTGAGAATTCTTCTGAGCCAAGGCTGCGATAACATCTCCTAAACATGAAAGAGACTTGTTGATATACTGTGCCTCTTTCAGCCTATCTCCTGTAACTTCAGATTTGTCCACTCTTTCGCTTCCTGCAAGGTCAACCAAATGAAGGCAACTACGTAGAGTACCTCCGGAAGTATCTTTTCCATGCACATGGACTGTTAGGACACTGCAGAGACACACCAAAGACTATCAGTGGGCACAAAATAACTGATATGGCATGATAAGAAAATTTGTTATAAGAAAGCCACAGGTCCTAAAAACTGACCTATGGGAACGGCTGCTGCGGCTATTGATTGCGGTTGAACTGACCATACGATTCATCTCACCAAATTTCATGAGGTTCAAGACATCAGTAGTAGACTTCACTGAATGCATTGTAGCACCTGGGATACTCAAGCCATTATCACCAGCACAGCTCCGTATCTCTAATTTGGCAGTGGATGAATCTTCTGCAAGAAGGTCTCGTACTTGTTCATTGTAAATTTCGACCATTTGGACATGAATTTCATAATCTATGATATCCTTCCTTTTGTTTGACATCTGGAACAAATCGCTGAGAGCTAGATAATTAATCCCCATATCCGCAGCTGACCCTCCTGATGGACCACTctgtaaaaatataaaaacttgtGTTAAGATACAAAATGTATATACACAAATCTGATGTGTCATTCTTATAATATACAAAAACGCTTGCAAGCAGATGAGAACCAATAATAAATCACTCCTTCCCTCCTACATAAGCCTAAACATTACAAAAGATTTATCAAACTGAAATCTCAGGCTTGTATCTTACCATGGTATGTGTTTTACCGGATCCAGTTTGACCATAAGCAAAAATGCATACATTGTAACCATCCATCACAGACCTGATCAgtggttgagtgtccttaaaGACCTCATCTGTAAATGAATGTATAATAGAGTCAGTATGCAACAGATCGATGATGAAa is drawn from Malus domestica chromosome 14, GDT2T_hap1 and contains these coding sequences:
- the LOC103424350 gene encoding kinesin-like protein KIN-14L; its protein translation is MEDSARTGLHDFARASRKAEEAAWRRFQAVEWLESLVGPLGVPKQPSERDFISCLRNGLILCNAINKIQPGAVPKVVESQMPLQSLSRESQALPAYQYFENVRNFLVAVEELMLPAFEASDLEREAMEAGSAAKVVDCVLSLKSYYEWKQMSNGNGFTKYVKSPLVMVSANRLHSRASTVVPSDSCRHLDMSAVCERQPPVEGDNQKVEVDSVESVVKLLFDSMVDVKENIDDNVLASYHSGDVNAVSLLRRIMKSCLEQHLQKKFPELNSKLEEPLKEKRRSTGLSTAMPLEESSAPGNSGCCRACLRKGNCNHRLLFQTQEKELVELKALWLSAKRDFEDLQTQLNSDLKHLVNQVQELSTAALGYYKVVKENQKLYNMVQDLKGNIRVYCRIRPSFSSESGNVISFIGEDGSLVISDPAKPQKDGRKVFQFNRVFGPTARQDEVFKDTQPLIRSVMDGYNVCIFAYGQTGSGKTHTMSGPSGGSAADMGINYLALSDLFQMSNKRKDIIDYEIHVQMVEIYNEQVRDLLAEDSSTAKLEIRSCAGDNGLSIPGATMHSVKSTTDVLNLMKFGEMNRMVSSTAINSRSSRSHSVLTVHVHGKDTSGGTLRSCLHLVDLAGSERVDKSEVTGDRLKEAQYINKSLSCLGDVIAALAQKNSHIPYRNSKLTLLLQDSLGGHAKTLMLAHVSPEEDSFSETISTLKFAQRVSTVELGAAHSNKESGEVMKLKEQIESLKKALANKEGQCVPRTMTERTPQRLRRLSIESCSTVKTEKAKTPYIPTRLRRLSLEGPRSIKKDNLHISHDMGKILTSEAVTVQEYGQLQSAAAVTTPLGHFSNEDSTLEVFCPKAPQCPTSTTYGKQVLEPGSRTQVPSLLKPTTPEPRPRNLLSPASATYQKRVLEPGSRTQVPPPQRPTTPEPQTKAPRSPKMAPRSPRMGSYQKQGLKADNKTQVRPFQLPTTPEPKKHSRNEVQIVMQSKVTLSTDYLTPNLTSSTSGKGSQIRKSLRTIGKLINGSEKRNQQSLVEAQSSVKCATNINDANSPVTNSARTLRRQSLTGIPPPGYDRRSSLGGKPTETSAKDNRNAKTPPPVRSSTKSNKRWL